In the Drosophila busckii strain San Diego stock center, stock number 13000-0081.31 unplaced genomic scaffold, ASM1175060v1 chrUn_01, whole genome shotgun sequence genome, one interval contains:
- the LOC108608191 gene encoding angiotensin-converting enzyme-related protein isoform X1, producing the protein MRNISSFLLLLFVSLALSLPSICNTEETCSAQVLQARRFFAKENEKLRERYHAEYSAAYAYNTNVTDENRHAMIAVYAESAAKNKLLAQACKEGNYANSSDTGVRRQARILQDLGADALNADDYLKLQNAISAMQSNYATTNVCSFRNQSDCSLTLEPHIQERLRSSRDPAELAWYWREWYDRAGTPMRNNFAEYVRLTRKAAQLNGYRSYADYWLHFYEDADFERQLDTTFKALLPFYRQIHGYVRYRLREHYGADVVPAEGNIPMHLLGNMWGQSWNEVMDLFTPYPEKPFLEVTSEMDRQQYSVRKLFELGDQFFQSLGMRALPQSFWNRSVLTRPTDREVVCHASAWDFYQDSDVRIKMCSEVNTHYLYVVHHELGHIQYYLQYEQQPAVFRGAPNPGFHEAVGDVIALSAMSTKHLKAIDLTSTARLDEKSRINELFKQALGKITFLPFGYTLDKWRYAVFRDELDESHWNCGFWQMRSEFGGVEPPIARSDSDFDPPAKYHINADVEYLRYFAAHIFQFQFHKALCREAGQYVPGDSRLTLDNCDIFGSKAAGKAFIDLLSAGNSKHWKEVLKDFTGETEMDPAALLEYFDPLYQWLKQENSRLDVPLGWNETNKIPPTCCGLFST; encoded by the exons ATGAGGAACATATcatcttttttgttgcttttatttgtctCCTTGGCTCTTTCT TTGCCTAGTATCTGCAATACTGAGGAAACCTGTAGTGCACAAGTTTTGCAAGCACGTCGTTTTTTCGCCAAAGAGAATGAAAAGCTACGAGAACGTTATCATGCCGAGTACTCCGCTGCCTATGCATATAACACCAATGTGACTGATGAGAATAGACATGCAATGATTGCAGTTTATGCGGAAAGTGCGGCCAAAAACAAACTTCTGGCACAGGCTTGCAAGGAGGGAAACTATGCAAACTCCTCGGACACAGGTGTGCGACGGCAGGCGAGAATTCTGCAGGATTTGGGCGCGGATGCTCTGAACGCTGATGATTATTTGAAGCTACAAAACGCTATTAGCGCAATGCAGTCCAACTACGCTACCACCAATGTGTGCTCATTTAGAAACCAAAGCGATTGTTCGCTTACTCTGGAACCACATATACAAGAGCGCCTTAGAAGCAGTCGCGATCCCGCCGAGCTAGCATGGTACTGGCGTGAGTGGTATGACAGGGCTGGCACGCCTATGCGAAATAACTTTGCCGAATATGTACGACTCACGCGCAAGGCTGCACAACTTAACG GTTATCGCTCGTATGCGGATTATTGGTTACATTTTTACGAGGATGCCGATTTTGAGCGTCAGCTGGATACTACGTTCAAAGCATTGCTTCCCTTTTACAGGCAGATTCACGGCTATGTAAGATATCGTCTACGCGAACACTATGGGGCTGATGTGGTGCCTGCCGAAGGGAATATTCCAATGCATTTGTTGGGTAATATGTGGGGTCAGTCGTGGAACGAAGTAATGGACCTATTCACGCCGTACCCTGAGAAACCGTTCTTGGAGGTTACCTCAGAAATGGATCGTCAGCAGTACAGTGTGCGAAAACTATTCGAACTGGGCGATCAGTTTTTCCAGTCATTGGGAATGCGCGCCCTGCCTCAGAGTTTTTGGAATCGGAGTGTGCTAACGAGACCGACAGACCGTGAGGTTGTTTGCCATGCCTCTGCATGGGACTTTTACCAAGACAGCGATGTGCGCATCAAAATGTGCTCCGAAGTGAATACTCACTATCTGTATGTTGTGCACCACGAGTTGGGACACATCcaatattatttgcaatatgAGCAGCAACCAGCTGTTTTTCGTGGAGCACCCAATCCTGGTTTCCACGAGGCTGTAGGTGATGTTATAGCTTTGTCTGCCATGTCCACTAAACACTTAAAAGCAATTGATTTGACCAGCACTGCTCGTCTCGACGAAAAGAGCCGCATTAATGAGCTTTTCAAGCAGGCGCTTGGGAAGATTACGTTTCTGCCATTTGGTTACACTTTGGATAAGTGGCGCTATGCTGTTTTTCGCGACGAATTAGACGAATCGCACTGGAACTGCGGCTTTTGGCAGATGCGGTCGGAGTTTGGTGGTGTCGAGCCCCCAATCGCGCGCAGTGATAGCGATTTTGATCCTCCAGCTAAGTATCACATAAATGCTGATGTAGAGTACTTACGCTACTTTGCAGCACACATATTCCAGTTTCAGTTCCACAAGGCGCTCTGTCGCGAAGCCGGGCAATACGTACCAGGTGACAGTCGCCTGACACTCGACAACTGCGATATATTTGGCAGCAAGGCGGCGGGAAAAGCATTCATCGACCTCTTGTCAGCGGGAAATTCAAAGCATTGGAAGGAAGTGCTCAAGGATTTCACTGGTGAAACCGAAATGGATCCGGCGGCTCTTCTTGAGTATTTTGATCCGCTCTATCAATGGCTCAAACAGGAAAACAGTCGTCTGGACGTGCCTTTGGGTTGGAATGAGACAAACA AAATTCCTCCCACCTGCTGTGGATTATTTTCCACTTAG
- the LOC108608191 gene encoding angiotensin-converting enzyme-related protein isoform X4, with translation MRNISSFLLLLFVSLALSLPSICNTEETCSAQVLQARRFFAKENEKLRERYHAEYSAAYAYNTNVTDENRHAMIAVYAESAAKNKLLAQACKEGNYANSSDTGVRRQARILQDLGADALNADDYLKLQNAISAMQSNYATTNVCSFRNQSDCSLTLEPHIQERLRSSRDPAELAWYWREWYDRAGTPMRNNFAEYVRLTRKAAQLNGYRSYADYWLHFYEDADFERQLDTTFKALLPFYRQIHGYVRYRLREHYGADVVPAEGNIPMHLLGNMWGQSWNEVMDLFTPYPEKPFLEVTSEMDRQQYSVRKLFELGDQFFQSLGMRALPQSFWNRSVLTRPTDREVVCHASAWDFYQDSDVRIKMCSEVNTHYLYVVHHELGHIQYYLQYEQQPAVFRGAPNPGFHEAHCSSRRKEPH, from the exons ATGAGGAACATATcatcttttttgttgcttttatttgtctCCTTGGCTCTTTCT TTGCCTAGTATCTGCAATACTGAGGAAACCTGTAGTGCACAAGTTTTGCAAGCACGTCGTTTTTTCGCCAAAGAGAATGAAAAGCTACGAGAACGTTATCATGCCGAGTACTCCGCTGCCTATGCATATAACACCAATGTGACTGATGAGAATAGACATGCAATGATTGCAGTTTATGCGGAAAGTGCGGCCAAAAACAAACTTCTGGCACAGGCTTGCAAGGAGGGAAACTATGCAAACTCCTCGGACACAGGTGTGCGACGGCAGGCGAGAATTCTGCAGGATTTGGGCGCGGATGCTCTGAACGCTGATGATTATTTGAAGCTACAAAACGCTATTAGCGCAATGCAGTCCAACTACGCTACCACCAATGTGTGCTCATTTAGAAACCAAAGCGATTGTTCGCTTACTCTGGAACCACATATACAAGAGCGCCTTAGAAGCAGTCGCGATCCCGCCGAGCTAGCATGGTACTGGCGTGAGTGGTATGACAGGGCTGGCACGCCTATGCGAAATAACTTTGCCGAATATGTACGACTCACGCGCAAGGCTGCACAACTTAACG GTTATCGCTCGTATGCGGATTATTGGTTACATTTTTACGAGGATGCCGATTTTGAGCGTCAGCTGGATACTACGTTCAAAGCATTGCTTCCCTTTTACAGGCAGATTCACGGCTATGTAAGATATCGTCTACGCGAACACTATGGGGCTGATGTGGTGCCTGCCGAAGGGAATATTCCAATGCATTTGTTGGGTAATATGTGGGGTCAGTCGTGGAACGAAGTAATGGACCTATTCACGCCGTACCCTGAGAAACCGTTCTTGGAGGTTACCTCAGAAATGGATCGTCAGCAGTACAGTGTGCGAAAACTATTCGAACTGGGCGATCAGTTTTTCCAGTCATTGGGAATGCGCGCCCTGCCTCAGAGTTTTTGGAATCGGAGTGTGCTAACGAGACCGACAGACCGTGAGGTTGTTTGCCATGCCTCTGCATGGGACTTTTACCAAGACAGCGATGTGCGCATCAAAATGTGCTCCGAAGTGAATACTCACTATCTGTATGTTGTGCACCACGAGTTGGGACACATCcaatattatttgcaatatgAGCAGCAACCAGCTGTTTTTCGTGGAGCACCCAATCCTGGTTTCCACGAGGCT CACTGCTCGTCTCGACGAAAAGAGCCGCATTAA
- the LOC108608191 gene encoding angiotensin-converting enzyme-related protein isoform X3, which translates to MRNISSFLLLLFVSLALSLPSICNTEETCSAQVLQARRFFAKENEKLRERYHAEYSAAYAYNTNVTDENRHAMIAVYAESAAKNKLLAQACKEGNYANSSDTGVRRQARILQDLGADALNADDYLKLQNAISAMQSNYATTNVCSFRNQSDCSLTLEPHIQERLRSSRDPAELAWYWREWYDRAGTPMRNNFAEYVRLTRKAAQLNGYRSYADYWLHFYEDADFERQLDTTFKALLPFYRQIHGYVRYRLREHYGADVVPAEGNIPMHLLGNMWGQSWNEVMDLFTPYPEKPFLEVTSEMDRQQYSVRKLFELGDQFFQSLGMRALPQSFWNRSVLTRPTDREVVCHASAWDFYQDSDVRIKMCSEVNTHYLYVVHHELGHIQYYLQYEQQPAVFRGAPNPGFHEAVALLVSTKRAALMSFSSRRLGRLRFCHLVTLWISGAMLFFATN; encoded by the exons ATGAGGAACATATcatcttttttgttgcttttatttgtctCCTTGGCTCTTTCT TTGCCTAGTATCTGCAATACTGAGGAAACCTGTAGTGCACAAGTTTTGCAAGCACGTCGTTTTTTCGCCAAAGAGAATGAAAAGCTACGAGAACGTTATCATGCCGAGTACTCCGCTGCCTATGCATATAACACCAATGTGACTGATGAGAATAGACATGCAATGATTGCAGTTTATGCGGAAAGTGCGGCCAAAAACAAACTTCTGGCACAGGCTTGCAAGGAGGGAAACTATGCAAACTCCTCGGACACAGGTGTGCGACGGCAGGCGAGAATTCTGCAGGATTTGGGCGCGGATGCTCTGAACGCTGATGATTATTTGAAGCTACAAAACGCTATTAGCGCAATGCAGTCCAACTACGCTACCACCAATGTGTGCTCATTTAGAAACCAAAGCGATTGTTCGCTTACTCTGGAACCACATATACAAGAGCGCCTTAGAAGCAGTCGCGATCCCGCCGAGCTAGCATGGTACTGGCGTGAGTGGTATGACAGGGCTGGCACGCCTATGCGAAATAACTTTGCCGAATATGTACGACTCACGCGCAAGGCTGCACAACTTAACG GTTATCGCTCGTATGCGGATTATTGGTTACATTTTTACGAGGATGCCGATTTTGAGCGTCAGCTGGATACTACGTTCAAAGCATTGCTTCCCTTTTACAGGCAGATTCACGGCTATGTAAGATATCGTCTACGCGAACACTATGGGGCTGATGTGGTGCCTGCCGAAGGGAATATTCCAATGCATTTGTTGGGTAATATGTGGGGTCAGTCGTGGAACGAAGTAATGGACCTATTCACGCCGTACCCTGAGAAACCGTTCTTGGAGGTTACCTCAGAAATGGATCGTCAGCAGTACAGTGTGCGAAAACTATTCGAACTGGGCGATCAGTTTTTCCAGTCATTGGGAATGCGCGCCCTGCCTCAGAGTTTTTGGAATCGGAGTGTGCTAACGAGACCGACAGACCGTGAGGTTGTTTGCCATGCCTCTGCATGGGACTTTTACCAAGACAGCGATGTGCGCATCAAAATGTGCTCCGAAGTGAATACTCACTATCTGTATGTTGTGCACCACGAGTTGGGACACATCcaatattatttgcaatatgAGCAGCAACCAGCTGTTTTTCGTGGAGCACCCAATCCTGGTTTCCACGAGGCTGTAG CACTGCTCGTCTCGACGAAAAGAGCCGCATTAATGAGCTTTTCAAGCAGGCGCTTGGGAAGATTACGTTTCTGCCATTTGGTTACACTTTGGATAAGTGGCGCTATGCTGTTTTTCGCGACGAATTAG
- the LOC108608191 gene encoding angiotensin-converting enzyme-related protein isoform X2: protein MRNISSFLLLLFVSLALSLPSICNTEETCSAQVLQARRFFAKENEKLRERYHAEYSAAYAYNTNVTDENRHAMIAVYAESAAKNKLLAQACKEGNYANSSDTGVRRQARILQDLGADALNADDYLKLQNAISAMQSNYATTNVCSFRNQSDCSLTLEPHIQERLRSSRDPAELAWYWREWYDRAGTPMRNNFAEYVRLTRKAAQLNGYRSYADYWLHFYEDADFERQLDTTFKALLPFYRQIHGYVRYRLREHYGADVVPAEGNIPMHLLGNMWGQSWNEVMDLFTPYPEKPFLEVTSEMDRQQYSVRKLFELGDQFFQSLGMRALPQSFWNRSVLTRPTDREVVCHASAWDFYQDSDVRIKMCSEVNTHYLYVVHHELGHIQYYLQYEQQPAVFRGAPNPGFHEAVGDVIALSAMSTKHLKAIDLTSTARLDEKSRINELFKQALGKITFLPFGYTLDKWRYAVFRDELDESHWNCGFWQMRSEFGGVEPPIARSDSDFDPPAKYHINADVEYLRYFAAHIFQFQFHKALCREAGQYVPGDSRLTLDNCDIFGSKAAGKAFIDLLSAGNSKHWKEVLKDFTGETEMDPAALLEYFDPLYQWLKQENSRLDVPLGWNETNKY, encoded by the exons ATGAGGAACATATcatcttttttgttgcttttatttgtctCCTTGGCTCTTTCT TTGCCTAGTATCTGCAATACTGAGGAAACCTGTAGTGCACAAGTTTTGCAAGCACGTCGTTTTTTCGCCAAAGAGAATGAAAAGCTACGAGAACGTTATCATGCCGAGTACTCCGCTGCCTATGCATATAACACCAATGTGACTGATGAGAATAGACATGCAATGATTGCAGTTTATGCGGAAAGTGCGGCCAAAAACAAACTTCTGGCACAGGCTTGCAAGGAGGGAAACTATGCAAACTCCTCGGACACAGGTGTGCGACGGCAGGCGAGAATTCTGCAGGATTTGGGCGCGGATGCTCTGAACGCTGATGATTATTTGAAGCTACAAAACGCTATTAGCGCAATGCAGTCCAACTACGCTACCACCAATGTGTGCTCATTTAGAAACCAAAGCGATTGTTCGCTTACTCTGGAACCACATATACAAGAGCGCCTTAGAAGCAGTCGCGATCCCGCCGAGCTAGCATGGTACTGGCGTGAGTGGTATGACAGGGCTGGCACGCCTATGCGAAATAACTTTGCCGAATATGTACGACTCACGCGCAAGGCTGCACAACTTAACG GTTATCGCTCGTATGCGGATTATTGGTTACATTTTTACGAGGATGCCGATTTTGAGCGTCAGCTGGATACTACGTTCAAAGCATTGCTTCCCTTTTACAGGCAGATTCACGGCTATGTAAGATATCGTCTACGCGAACACTATGGGGCTGATGTGGTGCCTGCCGAAGGGAATATTCCAATGCATTTGTTGGGTAATATGTGGGGTCAGTCGTGGAACGAAGTAATGGACCTATTCACGCCGTACCCTGAGAAACCGTTCTTGGAGGTTACCTCAGAAATGGATCGTCAGCAGTACAGTGTGCGAAAACTATTCGAACTGGGCGATCAGTTTTTCCAGTCATTGGGAATGCGCGCCCTGCCTCAGAGTTTTTGGAATCGGAGTGTGCTAACGAGACCGACAGACCGTGAGGTTGTTTGCCATGCCTCTGCATGGGACTTTTACCAAGACAGCGATGTGCGCATCAAAATGTGCTCCGAAGTGAATACTCACTATCTGTATGTTGTGCACCACGAGTTGGGACACATCcaatattatttgcaatatgAGCAGCAACCAGCTGTTTTTCGTGGAGCACCCAATCCTGGTTTCCACGAGGCTGTAGGTGATGTTATAGCTTTGTCTGCCATGTCCACTAAACACTTAAAAGCAATTGATTTGACCAGCACTGCTCGTCTCGACGAAAAGAGCCGCATTAATGAGCTTTTCAAGCAGGCGCTTGGGAAGATTACGTTTCTGCCATTTGGTTACACTTTGGATAAGTGGCGCTATGCTGTTTTTCGCGACGAATTAGACGAATCGCACTGGAACTGCGGCTTTTGGCAGATGCGGTCGGAGTTTGGTGGTGTCGAGCCCCCAATCGCGCGCAGTGATAGCGATTTTGATCCTCCAGCTAAGTATCACATAAATGCTGATGTAGAGTACTTACGCTACTTTGCAGCACACATATTCCAGTTTCAGTTCCACAAGGCGCTCTGTCGCGAAGCCGGGCAATACGTACCAGGTGACAGTCGCCTGACACTCGACAACTGCGATATATTTGGCAGCAAGGCGGCGGGAAAAGCATTCATCGACCTCTTGTCAGCGGGAAATTCAAAGCATTGGAAGGAAGTGCTCAAGGATTTCACTGGTGAAACCGAAATGGATCCGGCGGCTCTTCTTGAGTATTTTGATCCGCTCTATCAATGGCTCAAACAGGAAAACAGTCGTCTGGACGTGCCTTTGGGTTGGAATGAGACAAACA AATATTGA
- the LOC108608192 gene encoding wiskott-Aldrich syndrome protein homolog 1 yields MEQNTEQKQHCQQIQQQHSLMGLPPLPKSLSVAAATTLGPGVGGIVTRHGQTQAQMQIHPQMRSQSSSPMQAQPAASANAVAALTSATGDLYLGPSTSSAAMTGNRHRNYNGHGRHGSLSSTQESLSDRESVHSRASSTHSANGAAMQQQKSHTPTPSNDSSSTIDNQLAILRREMYGLRQLDLSLLSQLWALNESIQGFRVFLQEQDALSPPSRSRTPSDANSLSSDEEDGSYAPVGAPKLSTLSAPNVALSSPAASVGLPTKLATGSTTSHTSTSSTSGASGSSSAASSMGKHHQQHQLQQQQHMPHYHHKRSLPPPAPPAQHKAHPQLPRILQQRMRHAPPPPPPTRPKSSGGGASSSSSNHSISSVTQLQQHAQHQRPV; encoded by the coding sequence atgGAACAAAACACAGAGCAGAAACAGCATTGCCAacaaatacagcagcagcactcactGATGGGCCTACCGCCATTACCGAAAAGTCTCAGCGTCGCAGCTGCGACCACATTGGGACCTGGTGTAGGGGGAATTGTCACCAGGCATGGGCAGACCCAGGCACAGATGCAGATTCACCCACAAATGCGCTCGCAATCGTCATCACCAATGCAAGCTCAACCTGCTGCTTCGGCTAATGCTGTTGCCGCATTGACTTCTGCTACTGGTGATCTGTATCTAGGTCCATCCACCTCGTCAGCAGCCATGACGGGTAATAGACATCGCAACTACAATGGCCACGGCCGTCATGGAAGCTTGTCATCCACACAAGAGTCCCTTAGTGATCGCGAGAGCGTACACAGTCGAGCTTCGTCTACACACAGCGCAAACGGGGCTGCAATGCAACAACAGAAATCGCACACTCCCACGCCCAGCAACGATAGCTCCAGCACTATTGATAATCAGCTAGCCATACTTCGCCGCGAAATGTACGGATTACGGCAATTGGACCTGTCTCTTCTATCGCAACTATGGGCGCTCAATGAGTCCATACAAGGATTTCGAGTGTTTCTTCAGGAGCAGGATGCATTGTCGCCACCGTCGCGATCACGAACCCCATCTGATGCCAACTCACTTTCATCTGATGAGGAAGATGGCTCCTATGCACCAGTTGGTGCTCCAAAGCTGAGCACTCTGTCAGCTCCTAATGTAGCGCTTTCGTCGCCAGCGGCTAGTGTCGGTTTACCAACAAAATTAGCCACGGGCTCTACCACTTCGCATACGTCAACCAGTTCGACCTCCGGAGCCTCCGGGTCCTCGTCTGCTGCGTCTTCGATGGGCAAGCATcaccagcagcatcagctccaacaacagcagcatatgcCTCATTATCATCATAAACGATCGCTACCGCCGCCAGCACCACCCGCTCAGCATAAGGCGCATCCTCAATTACCGCGTATACTGCAGCAACGAATGAGGCATGCtccaccgccgccaccacccaCTCGACCCAAAAGCAGCGGAGGTGGtgcaagtagcagcagcagcaatcacagTATCAGCAGCGTCacgcaattgcaacagcatGCGCAGCATCAGAGGCCCGTATGA
- the LOC108608193 gene encoding anaphase-promoting complex subunit 11, with the protein MKVTIKSWTGVASWKWIANDENCGICRMSFESTCPECALPGDDCPLVWGVCSHCFHMHCIVKWLNLQPMNKQCPMCRQSWKFNIH; encoded by the coding sequence ATGAAAGTTACAATCAAGTCGTGGACGGGAGTTGCATCTTGGAAATGGATAGCGAATGATGAGAACTGTGGCATTTGTCGAATGTCCTTTGAGAGTACATGTCCCGAGTGTGCGCTGCCCGGTGACGATTGCCCACTTGTGTGGGGTGTCTGCTCTCACTGCTTTCACATGCATTGCATAGTCAAGTGGTTGAATCTCCAACCGATGAACAAACAGTGTCCAATGTGCCGCCAAAGTTGGAAATTCAATATACATTAA